A stretch of the Deltaproteobacteria bacterium genome encodes the following:
- the radC gene encoding DNA repair protein RadC has protein sequence MDYKKSFTVRDLPKSERPRERLQQFGPEALSLQELLALVISRGVSKKSVMTIAQDLLVKFGSIKAISEASLEELSQIKGIGFAKAVQIKACFELGKRKDSEHELKDFNIKDPQSVVKAIQSSIKDKAKEHFKLILLNTRNKIIGISTISIGSLSASIVHPREVFKDAIMHSANAVVLVHNHPSGDTEPSEDDLKITKRLAEAGKILGIEVLDHIIIGKDNYFSFKEKRLV, from the coding sequence ATGGATTATAAAAAATCGTTTACTGTGCGAGATCTTCCAAAATCTGAAAGACCCCGTGAAAGGTTGCAGCAGTTTGGACCTGAGGCGCTTTCTCTACAGGAACTTCTGGCACTAGTAATCAGTCGTGGTGTATCTAAAAAGTCTGTAATGACTATTGCACAGGATTTGCTTGTAAAATTTGGCAGTATAAAGGCAATAAGCGAGGCATCATTAGAAGAACTCTCTCAAATAAAAGGCATCGGCTTTGCAAAGGCAGTGCAGATTAAGGCGTGTTTTGAACTTGGCAAAAGAAAGGATTCGGAACATGAACTAAAAGACTTCAATATAAAAGACCCTCAAAGTGTTGTCAAAGCCATCCAGTCCAGCATTAAGGATAAGGCAAAAGAACACTTTAAACTCATCCTTTTAAACACCCGCAATAAAATCATCGGCATCTCTACCATCTCTATTGGCTCTTTAAGTGCAAGCATAGTGCATCCCCGAGAGGTGTTTAAGGATGCAATAATGCACAGTGCCAATGCAGTTGTTTTGGTTCACAACCATCCATCAGGAGATACTGAACCTTCAGAAGATGATTTAAAGATTACAAAAAGACTGGCAGAGGCTGGTAAGATTTTAGGGATAGAGGTTTTAGACCATATAATTATTGGCAAGGATAATTACTTTAGTTTTAAAGAGAAAAGGCTGGTTTGA